A genome region from Trichoderma asperellum chromosome 7, complete sequence includes the following:
- a CDS encoding uncharacterized protein (EggNog:ENOG41~TransMembrane:7 (o20-43i55-74o101-121i133-154o189-205i212-234o246-269i)), which yields MATDSTSFSPEYLAQSKTGLVTAFYSIPIGLEALSTGWRVWAVSSSQGRLGFEDYLMLWATLVAMVECALGLIYGPPYGLGRHIQAIPKHNVQMFLKGDYIFSHFYDIAIGFTKLSVLTLYYRIFITRTFRTLVISTACFVCAWIIVMEVVLGFGCQPIQAWWGETRGKCINKEAFTYFTNVTNMVTDLWIFSMPIPVILGLHAAKERRVILCFMFGIGAATCAISAARLSFVFGVASTDFTWDEASLGILSAWEPCGAILCANLPLIYRHLVIIKDKIQSTVKSVTHSRSVATASSSERRGGGYKGSLQHHDWAKLNNSDGLSGGTGGETVVEVSAQPATMSVELDELKSGGIMVSRAFTQSSAHDILSVAATGISQRTE from the exons ATGGCGACAGATTCAACCTCCTTCAGCCCGGAATATTTGGCCCAGTCCAAGACGGGGCTGGTCACAGCCTTCTACTCGATTCCTATTGGACTCGAGGCATTAAGCACAGGATGGAGAGTGTGGGCAGTGTCTTCATCTCAGGGGCGGCTTGGCTTTGAAGACTATCTTATGCTGTGGGCGACG CTCGTTGCCATGGTTGAATGTGCACTAGGATTGATATATG GACCGCCGTATGGACTGGGGCGCCATATACAAGCTATTCCCAAACACAATGTGCAAATGTTTCTCAAG GGTGACTACATCTTCAGTCACTTCTACGACATCGCCATCGGCTTCACCAAACTCTCCGTCTTGACCCTCTACTACCGCATCTTTATCACTCGTACATTTCGAACTCTCGTAATCAGCACCGCCTGTTTTGTTTGCGCCTGGATTATCGTTATGGAGGTTGTGCTGGGCTTTGGATGTCAGCCCATCCAGGCGTGGTGGGGCGAAACTCGGGGGAAATGCATCAACAAGGAGGCCTTTACGTATTTTACCAATGTGACCAACATGGTAACGGATCTGTGGATATTCTCAATGCCGATCCCGGTGATTCTAGGGCTCCATGCGGCCAAGGAGAGGAGGGTGATTCTGTGCTTCATGTTTGGGATTGGGGCGGCGACATGTGCGATTAGTGCGGCCAGGCTGTCGTTTGTGTTTGGAGTTGCCTCTACAGATTTCACTT GGGACGAGGCTTCGCTGGGTATCCTCTCGGCCTGGGAACCCTGCGGTGCCATTCTCTGCGCAAACCTTCCTCTGATATATCGTCATCTGGTCATAATCAAGGATAAAATCCAGTCTACCGTTAAGTCTGTGACGCATTCCAGGAGCGTCGCAACAGCATCCAGTTCTGAACGGCGAGGCGGAGGATACAAGGGGAGTTTGCAGCACCACGACTGGGCGAAACTCAACAATAGCGATGGTTTGTCCGGGGGAACGGGGGGCGAGACTGTTGTAGAGGTTTCCGCACAACCAGCGACTATGTCGGTGGAGTTGGACGAGTTGAAGTCTGGAGGAATTATGGTGTCGAGGGCGTTTACACAGAGCAGTGCGCATGATATATTGTCGGTGGCGGCGACTGGGATAAGCCAAAGGACTGAGTGA
- a CDS encoding uncharacterized protein (EggNog:ENOG41~TransMembrane:5 (o37-57i69-90o125-141i148-170o182-205i)), translating to MVECALGLIYGPPYGLGRHIQAIPKHNVQMFLKGDYIFSHFYDIAIGFTKLSVLTLYYRIFITRTFRTLVISTACFVCAWIIVMEVVLGFGCQPIQAWWGETRGKCINKEAFTYFTNVTNMVTDLWIFSMPIPVILGLHAAKERRVILCFMFGIGAATCAISAARLSFVFGVASTDFTWDEASLGILSAWEPCGAILCANLPLIYRHLVIIKDKIQSTVKSVTHSRSVATASSSERRGGGYKGSLQHHDWAKLNNSDGLSGGTGGETVVEVSAQPATMSVELDELKSGGIMVSRAFTQSSAHDILSVAATGISQRTE from the exons ATGGTTGAATGTGCACTAGGATTGATATATG GACCGCCGTATGGACTGGGGCGCCATATACAAGCTATTCCCAAACACAATGTGCAAATGTTTCTCAAG GGTGACTACATCTTCAGTCACTTCTACGACATCGCCATCGGCTTCACCAAACTCTCCGTCTTGACCCTCTACTACCGCATCTTTATCACTCGTACATTTCGAACTCTCGTAATCAGCACCGCCTGTTTTGTTTGCGCCTGGATTATCGTTATGGAGGTTGTGCTGGGCTTTGGATGTCAGCCCATCCAGGCGTGGTGGGGCGAAACTCGGGGGAAATGCATCAACAAGGAGGCCTTTACGTATTTTACCAATGTGACCAACATGGTAACGGATCTGTGGATATTCTCAATGCCGATCCCGGTGATTCTAGGGCTCCATGCGGCCAAGGAGAGGAGGGTGATTCTGTGCTTCATGTTTGGGATTGGGGCGGCGACATGTGCGATTAGTGCGGCCAGGCTGTCGTTTGTGTTTGGAGTTGCCTCTACAGATTTCACTT GGGACGAGGCTTCGCTGGGTATCCTCTCGGCCTGGGAACCCTGCGGTGCCATTCTCTGCGCAAACCTTCCTCTGATATATCGTCATCTGGTCATAATCAAGGATAAAATCCAGTCTACCGTTAAGTCTGTGACGCATTCCAGGAGCGTCGCAACAGCATCCAGTTCTGAACGGCGAGGCGGAGGATACAAGGGGAGTTTGCAGCACCACGACTGGGCGAAACTCAACAATAGCGATGGTTTGTCCGGGGGAACGGGGGGCGAGACTGTTGTAGAGGTTTCCGCACAACCAGCGACTATGTCGGTGGAGTTGGACGAGTTGAAGTCTGGAGGAATTATGGTGTCGAGGGCGTTTACACAGAGCAGTGCGCATGATATATTGTCGGTGGCGGCGACTGGGATAAGCCAAAGGACTGAGTGA
- a CDS encoding uncharacterized protein (EggNog:ENOG41~TransMembrane:5 (o12-33i40-61o96-112i119-141o153-176i)) has translation MFLKGDYIFSHFYDIAIGFTKLSVLTLYYRIFITRTFRTLVISTACFVCAWIIVMEVVLGFGCQPIQAWWGETRGKCINKEAFTYFTNVTNMVTDLWIFSMPIPVILGLHAAKERRVILCFMFGIGAATCAISAARLSFVFGVASTDFTWDEASLGILSAWEPCGAILCANLPLIYRHLVIIKDKIQSTVKSVTHSRSVATASSSERRGGGYKGSLQHHDWAKLNNSDGLSGGTGGETVVEVSAQPATMSVELDELKSGGIMVSRAFTQSSAHDILSVAATGISQRTE, from the exons ATGTTTCTCAAG GGTGACTACATCTTCAGTCACTTCTACGACATCGCCATCGGCTTCACCAAACTCTCCGTCTTGACCCTCTACTACCGCATCTTTATCACTCGTACATTTCGAACTCTCGTAATCAGCACCGCCTGTTTTGTTTGCGCCTGGATTATCGTTATGGAGGTTGTGCTGGGCTTTGGATGTCAGCCCATCCAGGCGTGGTGGGGCGAAACTCGGGGGAAATGCATCAACAAGGAGGCCTTTACGTATTTTACCAATGTGACCAACATGGTAACGGATCTGTGGATATTCTCAATGCCGATCCCGGTGATTCTAGGGCTCCATGCGGCCAAGGAGAGGAGGGTGATTCTGTGCTTCATGTTTGGGATTGGGGCGGCGACATGTGCGATTAGTGCGGCCAGGCTGTCGTTTGTGTTTGGAGTTGCCTCTACAGATTTCACTT GGGACGAGGCTTCGCTGGGTATCCTCTCGGCCTGGGAACCCTGCGGTGCCATTCTCTGCGCAAACCTTCCTCTGATATATCGTCATCTGGTCATAATCAAGGATAAAATCCAGTCTACCGTTAAGTCTGTGACGCATTCCAGGAGCGTCGCAACAGCATCCAGTTCTGAACGGCGAGGCGGAGGATACAAGGGGAGTTTGCAGCACCACGACTGGGCGAAACTCAACAATAGCGATGGTTTGTCCGGGGGAACGGGGGGCGAGACTGTTGTAGAGGTTTCCGCACAACCAGCGACTATGTCGGTGGAGTTGGACGAGTTGAAGTCTGGAGGAATTATGGTGTCGAGGGCGTTTACACAGAGCAGTGCGCATGATATATTGTCGGTGGCGGCGACTGGGATAAGCCAAAGGACTGAGTGA
- a CDS encoding uncharacterized protein (BUSCO:EOG092D2ZRK) — protein sequence MASTPMDLDHPAGSNGSAALNISRNLAASAPVSNLSDVVSSFRPTKLLRREDIKDGKPQPRVLSIDYDDDGELLMTSASDETIQIYNVREGRHDKSLLSKKYGVKLAKFTHTRSSIIYASTKQNHAIRYLATHDNSFIRYFEGHDAAVTALAVHPGTDNFISCSQDNTVRLWDTQTKNWQGQLFLKSPYLAAYDPSGTVFAVACPSSGSVLLYDIRNYDKAPFTTIDVVEQCRGVDSQHLVKGWTKLEFSNDGKSILVGTKGRGHFLLDAFQGNLKAYLRRPAGGTRRLAAGESLPTNGAGPSSTDPSAFESSGDCCFAPDGRYVLSGGSKQDVLVWDTLKQPSESKILEPTWTLPDKREAAVLAFNPRFNFFATADQDLVLWLPDPHA from the exons ATGGCTTCTACGCCCATGGATCTCGATCATCCCGCTGGCTCAAATGGCTCTGCGGCGCTCAATATATCGAGGAATCTGGCCGCCAGCGCGCCCGTGTCCAATCTCAGCGACGTCGTCTCCAGCTTTCGCCCGACAAAG CTGCTACGGCGCGAAGATATAAAAGATGGAAAGCCCCAGCCTCGAGTCCTGTCAATTGACtacgatgacgatggagagCTGCTCATGACGTCGGCGAGCGACGAGACGATCCAGATATACAACGTGCGAGAGGGTCGGCATGACAAGAGCTTGCTGAGCAAGAAGTACGGCGTCAAGCTGGCCAAGTTTACGCATACTCGCTCTAGTATCATCTATGCGAGTACGAAACAGAACC ATGCTATCCGATACCTTGCTACTCACGACAACTCCTTTATTCGCTACTTTGAGGGCCACGATGCTGCAGTAACGGCGCTTGCCGTCCACCCGGGCACCGACAACTTCATATCATGCTCACAGGACAACACTGTCCGCCTTTGGGATACACAGACGAAAAATTGGCAGGGCCAGCTTTTCCTTAAATCGCCCTACCTCGCTGCATACGATCCCTCAGGCACGGTCTTTGCCGTTGCATGTCCTAGCAGTGGCTCTGTCCTGCTGTACGATATCCGAAACTATGACAAGGCACCATTCACCACCATCGATGTCGTCGAGCAGTGCCGCGGCGTCGACTCGCAGCATCTCGTCAAGGGGTGGACCAAGCTCGAGTTCTCAAACGATGGCAAGTCTATTCTTGTGGGCACAAAGGGCCGCGGACACTTCCTCCTCGACGCCTTCCAGGGCAATCTGAAGGCATATCTCCGACGGCCGGCGGGAGGAACACGCCGACTGGCTGCGGGCGAAAGTCTTCCTACAAATGGCGCTGGCCCGAGTTCAACGGATCCCAGTGCGTTTGAGAGCAGTGGAGATTGCTGTTTTGCGCCAGATGGACGATATGTGCTGAGCGGTGGCTCGAAGCAAGATGTGCTGGTATGGGATACACTGAAGCAGCCGTCGGAGAGCAAAATTCTCGAACCAACATGGACGCTGCCGGATAAGAGAGAGGCGGCTGTGCTTGCCTTTAACCCGCGGTTCAACTTTTTCGCAACGGCGGATCAAGATCTGGTGCTTTGGTTACCGGATCCTCATGCATAA
- a CDS encoding uncharacterized protein (SECRETED:SignalP(1-18)~EggNog:ENOG41): MRFTSTILAIILASTALANPLAQSNNDDANIFPNFKNYDDWAICKGKITKKRFPHLQAPNNNGGCVRYYQGIDMTGVVTELHFFFKDGFKTACDCAAKCLESPKTCTNWVWKHTFMSGDGGKRSCTLYSSPNLPAGVTLDYNTAKSKGFAPLQAGNNPQVGAPAPLTFLDKAGTKPDKFGVSGFTVQDQNGRLYC; encoded by the coding sequence ATGCGCTTCACTTCGAccatcctcgccatcatcctcgcctCCACCGCCTTGGCGAACCCCCTAGCCCAGAGCAACAACGATGACGCCAACATCTTCCCAAACTTCAAGAACTACGATGATTGGGCCATTTGCAAAGGCAAAATCACCAAAAAACGTTTCCCGCATCTACAGGCCCCAAACAATAATGGCGGCTGCGTTCGCTACTATCAGGGAATTGACATGACAGGCGTCGTCACAGAGCttcacttcttcttcaaggacGGCTTCAAGACTGCCTGCGACTGCGCCGCCAAATGCCTCGAGAGCCCAAAGACCTGTACGAACTGGGTGTGGAAACACACTTTTATGTCTGGGGATGGCGGCAAGAGGTCGTGCACTCTGTACAGCAGTCCCAATCTGCCGGCTGGCGTGACGCTTGATTACAATACGGCAAAGAGCAAAGGCTTTGCGCCGCTGCAGGCTGGGAATAATCCACAGGTTGGAGCGCCGGCCCCGTTGACTTTCTTGGATAAGGCGGGGACTAAGCCGGATAAGTTTGGCGTGTCTGGTTTTACGGTCCAGGATCAGAATGGAAGACTGTATTGTTAA
- a CDS encoding uncharacterized protein (SECRETED:SignalP(1-29)): protein MGAILPEFRRTVLFLQLLLIAQSPDPMAATTYQPSTMRAWTFSSGGTPEQVLSFNPSLPAPAIPKGSDVLIKISHASLSSPGSNLMRDIPSLLRKNAIPELDFSGRVVSAGPAVPAEFTVGAAVFGTVSKLGSIIHNQGTLAEYIVLNADCIAVKPTNITFAEAACLSCLGQVALEMVRRAQIKKGDRVLVNGGSGAVGTAAVQLCKDLGSFVVTTCSTKHADRMKQSLGVDEIIDYSKVNSIPTALEKAYNANQFDAILDSVGSQELFRRCPKYLKSEGLFINVGDADAQTGRLGFILRTLQNVLLPTILGGVPRRYITFSAPLNGKNAAHLGNLASKGKMPVLIDSTFPLEDAISGYKRYKSGQAQGRVVIDIANMDAQDQ from the exons ATGGGCGCAATCTTGCCCGAGTTCCGCAGAActgttcttttcttgcaaCTATTATTGATTGCTCAATCTCCAGACCCGATGGCGGCAACCACTTACCAACCATCGACAATGCGCGCTTGGACattcagcagcggcggcacgCCAGAGCAGGTCTTGTCATTCAACCCATCCTTGCCTGCGCCCGCAATACCAAAGGGCTCGGACGTGCTGATCAAAATATCTCACGCttcgctctcttctcctgGCTCCAATCTGATGAGGGACATTCCGTCTCTTTTGAGGAAAAACGCAATACCGGAGCTCGACTTTTCTGGGCGCGTCGTCTCAGCAGGTCCTGCTGTTCCAGCTGAATTCACCGTAGGGGCGGCTGTGTTTGGTACCGTTTCCAAGTTGGGCAGTATCATTCATAATCAGGGAACGCTGGCCGAGTATATTGTGCTGAATGCGGATTGCATCGCCGTCAAGCCGACTAACATAACTTTTGCAGAAGCCGCTTGTCTAAGCTGCCTCGGACAAGTTGCACTGGAAATGGTCCGTCGGGCTCAAATAAAAAAGGGCGATCGAGTTCTTGTCAATGGGGGTAGTGGTGCTGTAGGAACAGCCGCTGTCCAGCTCTGCAAGGACTTGGGCAGTTTCGTCGTGACAACCTGCTCCACCAAACACGCCGATAGGATGAAACAGTCTTTAGGAGTAGATGAG ATTATTGATTACTCTAAGGTCAACTCCATACCTACCGCCCTTGAGAAAGCCTACAACGCGAACCAGTTTGATGCAATCCTAGACTCGGTAGGCTCTCAAGAATTGTTTCGGCGATGCCCAAAGTATCTCAAGTCCGAGGGCTTGTTCATCAACGTCGGTGACGCCGACGCGCAGACTGGCCGACTTGGTTTCATTCTACGCACACTTCAAAATGTGTTGCTACCGACTATCTTGGGTGGCGTACCGAGACGGTATATTACGTTTAGCGCGCCGCTGAATGGAAAAAATGCGGCGCATCTTGGAAACTTGGCTTCCAAGGGCAAGATGCCGGTGTTGATTGACTCAACATTCCCATTAGAAGACGCCATTAGC GGATACAAACGCTACAAAAGCGGTCAAGCACAGGGTAGAGTTGTCATTGACATAGCGAATATGGATGCACAAGATCAATAA
- a CDS encoding uncharacterized protein (EggNog:ENOG41) encodes MASFRNIAVLGGTGQVGRPIVKALIDADFTVTVVTRSSSLNPKELNGTIFVTSDYTYESLVKIFAGQDAVVSAVAAGPPIVAQKVMVDAACQAGVRRFIPSEYGSSSIDQPLEDFKKLMAPKTQLIGYLRAKCRLHPHFSWTCLSGGALFDVGIHSGAWGFSVSERTATIFDTGEARFDSTTIPTMAQGVVSVLKRPVDSANQYLLIRSFIVSQSEILADLEDITQSKWRVSYVNAENLRQEGWRLLAGGNPKKGIESIVRGALFQGQRDISVSQDILANTQLGLPTTNLRDYLESMV; translated from the exons ATGGCAAGCTTTCGCAATATCGCAGTTCTCGGC GGAACTGGCCAAGTTGGTCGGCCAATTGTTAAAGCCTTGATAGATGCAGACTTCACCGTCACAGTCGTGACCCGGAGTTCAAGCTTGAATCCAAAGGAACTCAACGGTACTATTTTCGTGACTAGCGACTATACCTACGAGTCACTTGTTAAGATCTTCGCGGGTCAGGACGCCGTGGTGAGTGCCGTGGCTGCTGGGCCGCCCATTGTAGCTCAGAAAGTCATGGTCGATGCGGCATGTCAGGCCGGCGTCAGGCGATTTATTCCCAGCGAATATGGCTCTAGCAGCATTGATCAGCCACTTGAAGActtcaagaagctcatgGCACCCAAGACTCAATTGATTGGTTACCTTCGGGCAAAGTGTCGATTGCATCCGCATTTCAGTTGGACGTGCCTCTCTGGAGGCGCATTATTTGATGTG GGCATTCACTCTGGAGCCTGGGGTTTCTCGGTGTCAGAAAGAACAGCCACTATCTTTGACACTGGTGAAGCTCGCTTCGACTCAACGACAATTCCTACCATGGCGCAGGGCGTGGTGTCCGTTCTGAAAAGGCCTGTGGATAGTGCCAACCAATATCTGTTGATTAGGAGCTTCATCGTTTCGCAATCAGAGATCCTCGCAGACTTGGAGGATATTACCCAGTCAAAGTGGCGTGTATCGTACGTCAATGCCGAAAATCTTCGCCAAGAAGGCTGGAGGTTACTTGCAGGCGGTAATCCAAAGAAAGGCATCGAGAGTATTGTCAGAGGTGCTCTTTTTCAAGGCCAGAGAGACATCTCAGTGTCTCAGGATATCCTTGCGAATACACAGCTGGGATTACCAACCACAAATTTGCGAGATTACTTAGAAAGTATGGTTTAG
- a CDS encoding uncharacterized protein (EggNog:ENOG41): MVDAACQAGVRRFIPSEYGSSSIDQPLEDFKKLMAPKTQLIGYLRAKCRLHPHFSWTCLSGGALFDVGIHSGAWGFSVSERTATIFDTGEARFDSTTIPTMAQGVVSVLKRPVDSANQYLLIRSFIVSQSEILADLEDITQSKWRVSYVNAENLRQEGWRLLAGGNPKKGIESIVRGALFQGQRDISVSQDILANTQLGLPTTNLRDYLESMV; this comes from the exons ATGGTCGATGCGGCATGTCAGGCCGGCGTCAGGCGATTTATTCCCAGCGAATATGGCTCTAGCAGCATTGATCAGCCACTTGAAGActtcaagaagctcatgGCACCCAAGACTCAATTGATTGGTTACCTTCGGGCAAAGTGTCGATTGCATCCGCATTTCAGTTGGACGTGCCTCTCTGGAGGCGCATTATTTGATGTG GGCATTCACTCTGGAGCCTGGGGTTTCTCGGTGTCAGAAAGAACAGCCACTATCTTTGACACTGGTGAAGCTCGCTTCGACTCAACGACAATTCCTACCATGGCGCAGGGCGTGGTGTCCGTTCTGAAAAGGCCTGTGGATAGTGCCAACCAATATCTGTTGATTAGGAGCTTCATCGTTTCGCAATCAGAGATCCTCGCAGACTTGGAGGATATTACCCAGTCAAAGTGGCGTGTATCGTACGTCAATGCCGAAAATCTTCGCCAAGAAGGCTGGAGGTTACTTGCAGGCGGTAATCCAAAGAAAGGCATCGAGAGTATTGTCAGAGGTGCTCTTTTTCAAGGCCAGAGAGACATCTCAGTGTCTCAGGATATCCTTGCGAATACACAGCTGGGATTACCAACCACAAATTTGCGAGATTACTTAGAAAGTATGGTTTAG